One Cryptomeria japonica unplaced genomic scaffold, Sugi_1.0 HiC_scaffold_2259, whole genome shotgun sequence genomic region harbors:
- the LOC131030317 gene encoding uncharacterized protein LOC131030317, translated as MFVTGVTRHEGTQLQTGGTKFQSIVKAINNPWARRTEPPSNKPETTKATGNHPAKTGNRHESPRGLGKKKRRKPEEQRRGGGRARTRRGRRISRRNRRRRRPANAKWRRPKGAEGPARAWKVQAAARMLPRPVEKQRPKAEDQGPREEEQAAAKEQTKRREGVHGGGRSPRQRRGAESTAAGGVHGSGGEQGHGVPRAQSAKAGIKPAWSAVKEPEMGDKNSDPRASTNSDKSHGWRRKLARKPQQQRD; from the coding sequence ATGTTCGTCACAGGAGTGACTAGGCACGAGGGGACCCAACTCCAAACTGGAGGCACAAAATTCCAAAGCATAGTGAAGGCGATCAACAACCCATGGGCACGAAGAACGGAACCACCAAGCAATAAACCGGAAACCACCAAGGCAACCGGAAACCACCCAGCAAAAACCGGAAATCGCCACGAAAGCCCACGGGGGCTGGGGAAGAAGAAGCGCCGAAAGCCAGAGGAACAACGTAGGGGCGGGGGCCGAGCACGAACCAGGCGAGGGAGGCGGATCTCAAGGAGAAACCGCAGGAGGCGGCGACCAGCGAATGCTAAGTGGCGGCGTCCGAAAGGGGCCGAAGGCCCAGCCCGAGCGTGGAAAGTGCAGGCCGCGGCCCGAATGTTGCCCAGACCGGTGGAGAAGCAACGACCAAAGGCGGAAGACCAAGGGCCGCGCGAAGAAGAACAAGCCGCGGCCAAAGAGCAGACCAAGCGGCGTGAAGGAGTCCACGGTGGCGGGAGGAGTCCACGGCAGCGGCGGGGAGCAGAGTCCACAGCGGCAGGAGGAGTCCACGGCAGCGGCGGGGAGCAAGGGCACGGGGTGCCGAGGGCACAAAGTGCCAAGGCTGGCATAAAACCAGCATGGTCGGCCGTAAAGGAGCCCGAGATGGGCGACAAAAACAGCGACCCCCGGGCCTCCACCAATAGTGACAAGAGCCACGGATGGAGGAGGAAGCTCGCCCGCAAACCCCAGCAGCAAAGAGATTGA